A genome region from Polyangiaceae bacterium includes the following:
- a CDS encoding cupin domain-containing protein yields MQVHRFSLGWVLVSLLLAACGGASQQSCPDAPAAPVAAPAAIQVAGKTDSFLGNVREAIQKNPLGAEEKTKLLALFENADHTVNLIQTRGAVPAHHHVEHDELVMVLEGKGTFTIEGQTREVSPGDILVIPRGAVHSYVHQGDGITAVVSVFSPKFDPKDRIMAEKKP; encoded by the coding sequence ATGCAGGTTCATCGTTTTTCGCTCGGTTGGGTATTGGTTTCGCTCTTGCTTGCTGCGTGCGGAGGTGCGTCGCAACAATCGTGTCCCGACGCGCCGGCGGCACCCGTTGCGGCTCCCGCGGCCATCCAAGTTGCCGGGAAAACCGATTCTTTCTTGGGCAACGTGCGTGAAGCCATTCAGAAGAATCCGCTGGGTGCCGAAGAAAAAACCAAACTATTGGCGTTATTCGAAAACGCCGACCATACGGTGAATCTCATTCAAACGCGCGGAGCCGTCCCGGCGCATCACCATGTCGAGCACGATGAATTGGTCATGGTTTTGGAGGGGAAAGGGACGTTCACCATCGAAGGGCAAACGCGCGAAGTTTCGCCAGGAGACATTCTGGTGATTCCTCGCGGTGCCGTGCATTCGTACGTGCATCAAGGGGATGGCATCACGGCGGTCGTATCGGTGTTTTCGCCGAAGTTCGATCCGAAAGACAGGATCATGGCTGAGAAGAAGCCGTAG
- a CDS encoding zinc-dependent peptidase yields MFDFFKERRRKAVRERPFPAEWQSILAENVPYFRRLRSEDQDKLRDLIKIFLDEKRFEGCGGQDVDDEIRVTIAAQACILLLQREGDVYPDLEVILVYPSTYVDRRPRTVEGGIVIEEPEARLGESWSRGVVVLAWDAVLHGASDVRDGKNVVFHEFAHQLDTEDGAADGAPVLEKRAAYGPWARVLGAAYEGLLRDDEEGNRTVIDTYGAKNPAEFFAVVTESFFERPRALRARHPALYEQMRQFYQQDPAAMASSAG; encoded by the coding sequence ATGTTCGACTTCTTCAAGGAGCGGCGTCGCAAAGCGGTGCGTGAGCGGCCGTTCCCGGCGGAGTGGCAATCGATTCTCGCAGAGAACGTTCCTTACTTTCGGCGCCTGCGTTCGGAAGACCAGGACAAACTGCGCGATCTGATAAAGATCTTCCTCGACGAAAAACGCTTCGAAGGGTGCGGGGGTCAGGACGTCGACGACGAAATTCGCGTCACGATCGCAGCGCAAGCCTGCATTCTACTTCTGCAGCGCGAGGGAGACGTTTATCCGGATCTGGAAGTGATTCTCGTCTACCCGAGCACGTACGTGGACAGGCGTCCGCGGACGGTCGAAGGCGGCATCGTCATCGAAGAGCCGGAAGCTCGGCTTGGCGAGTCGTGGAGTCGCGGGGTCGTCGTGCTCGCTTGGGATGCGGTGCTGCATGGTGCATCGGACGTGCGCGACGGAAAAAACGTCGTTTTTCACGAGTTTGCGCATCAGCTCGATACGGAAGACGGGGCTGCCGATGGTGCGCCCGTGCTCGAAAAGCGGGCGGCTTATGGCCCTTGGGCTCGGGTGCTCGGAGCTGCGTATGAAGGGCTTTTGCGTGATGACGAAGAGGGAAACAGGACGGTGATCGACACGTACGGGGCGAAAAATCCTGCCGAATTTTTCGCGGTCGTGACGGAGAGTTTTTTCGAAAGACCTCGCGCTTTGCGTGCTCGACATCCAGCGCTCTATGAACAGATGCGCCAGTTTTACCAGCAAGATCCTGCTGCAATGGCGTCATCGGCAGGGTGA
- the hflX gene encoding GTPase HflX has product MSGQTTTRKKALLVAVQLPQVSDEDHAGSLAELGRLVTTLGYDVVGTLSQRRAQVSKGAVLGRGKLYELAKITDGPGPSGMRYRKPGTSKRDEEEDADEAPESVEEEAGDGESDEEGSARITKPDVVVVDHDLTPSQLRNLEKCTGLTVMDRAGVIIEIFHRHARSREARLEVEIARLNYVAPRLRETGGTSERQHFRGSGETQLDLDRRKIRDRIAELRKEIEAIARDQAVRRALRRDARRVALVGYTNAGKSSLMRALTGSQVLVEDKLFATLDTTVRAIHPEVKPRILVSDTVGFIKKLPHDLVASFRSTLDEALEASLLLYVADASDPTFRSQLEVTTSTLEEIGAADVPHKLVLNKMDMVEATERKLLAREFPEAILLSAKDPDDVERLRQTIVEIFEAKMVPGELVVPYAKQALVSEVYDSARVLSETYDEEGAHLSVRAEPAVLSRLRTLIEK; this is encoded by the coding sequence ATGTCTGGACAAACGACCACTCGAAAAAAAGCACTTCTCGTCGCCGTTCAACTGCCGCAGGTTTCGGACGAGGATCACGCCGGTTCTCTTGCCGAGCTCGGGCGTCTCGTCACGACGCTTGGATACGATGTCGTAGGGACGTTGTCTCAACGTCGCGCGCAAGTTTCCAAGGGGGCGGTTCTTGGGCGGGGCAAGTTGTACGAGCTTGCAAAGATCACCGATGGTCCGGGGCCGTCAGGAATGCGGTATCGCAAGCCGGGGACGAGCAAGCGTGACGAGGAAGAAGACGCAGACGAAGCGCCCGAGAGCGTGGAGGAAGAAGCGGGCGATGGTGAGAGCGACGAGGAGGGGTCGGCGAGGATAACGAAGCCCGATGTCGTCGTGGTCGATCACGATCTGACGCCGAGCCAGCTTCGCAACTTGGAGAAGTGCACGGGCCTGACGGTGATGGATCGGGCGGGCGTGATCATCGAAATTTTTCATCGACATGCGCGAAGTCGCGAGGCGCGTCTCGAGGTGGAGATAGCGCGGCTCAACTATGTGGCGCCGCGTTTGCGCGAGACGGGTGGGACGAGCGAGCGGCAGCATTTTCGCGGGTCGGGCGAGACGCAGCTCGATCTGGATCGGCGCAAGATTCGCGATCGGATCGCGGAGCTACGCAAGGAGATCGAAGCGATTGCTCGTGACCAAGCGGTACGGCGTGCGCTGCGTCGAGATGCGCGTCGCGTGGCGCTCGTGGGGTACACGAACGCGGGCAAGTCGTCGTTGATGCGAGCGCTGACGGGCAGTCAGGTGCTGGTCGAGGACAAGCTGTTCGCGACGCTCGATACGACGGTGCGAGCGATCCATCCCGAGGTCAAACCGCGGATTTTGGTGTCGGACACGGTGGGTTTCATCAAGAAGTTGCCGCATGACTTGGTGGCGTCGTTTCGTTCGACGCTGGACGAGGCGCTGGAGGCGTCGCTGCTCTTGTACGTGGCGGACGCATCGGATCCGACGTTTCGCAGTCAGCTCGAAGTGACGACGTCGACGCTCGAGGAGATTGGGGCGGCGGATGTTCCGCACAAGCTGGTGCTGAACAAGATGGACATGGTCGAGGCGACGGAGCGCAAACTTTTGGCGCGCGAATTTCCCGAGGCGATTCTTTTGAGTGCAAAGGATCCGGACGATGTTGAGCGTCTTCGGCAAACCATCGTGGAGATCTTCGAGGCGAAAATGGTGCCTGGAGAGCTTGTCGTTCCGTATGCCAAGCAAGCGCTGGTGAGCGAGGTATACGACAGTGCTCGGGTATTGTCGGAAACGTACGACGAGGAAGGGGCGCATCTGTCCGTTCGTGCCGAGCCTGCGGTGCTTTCGCGTTTGCGTACACTCATTGAAAAATGA
- a CDS encoding serine/threonine protein kinase, with amino-acid sequence MSENQRYRVIKRLASGGMAEVFVAESAGIEGFRKQVAIKRVLPQLSKNEQFIDMFLDEARLSGRLAHSNVVSVFDIGVGDNTYFIVMEYVDGADLKQVIEYQKKLGRPMSVESACFIVTKICQGLAYAHDLHTPEGEPLNIVHRDVTPANVLITRHGEIKIVDFGLAKASSQLASSDAGVIKGKFGYLAPETVMELGADKRVDIFAAGIILWELLAGRRLFLGDTDFGTVKLVRDAVIPPLAPINSGVPAKLETIIRKALAKDRDNRYLTARDFAADLIRFLYEYGRPVSEYEVADLVLGAAGAPMRKVDGLAAIGEMLDLMLLEFKSLTQHDAPTSLQPDLFKLTGANSASSFPPAANSSLDADDTFAGLSDELEGPDPAADEEKEKAPTGWFRALMKR; translated from the coding sequence ATGTCGGAGAACCAGCGTTATCGAGTCATCAAGCGGCTCGCCTCGGGCGGTATGGCCGAGGTTTTCGTCGCGGAAAGTGCCGGTATTGAAGGCTTCCGCAAGCAGGTCGCGATCAAGCGCGTCTTGCCGCAACTGAGCAAGAACGAACAGTTCATCGACATGTTCCTGGACGAGGCCCGTTTGTCCGGGCGCTTGGCTCACTCGAACGTCGTGAGCGTTTTCGACATCGGCGTCGGCGACAACACGTACTTCATCGTCATGGAGTACGTCGATGGGGCCGACTTGAAGCAGGTCATCGAGTACCAGAAGAAGCTCGGCAGGCCGATGAGCGTCGAGTCGGCGTGCTTCATCGTGACGAAGATCTGTCAAGGTCTCGCTTACGCGCACGATCTGCACACGCCCGAAGGCGAACCGCTGAACATCGTTCATCGCGACGTGACGCCGGCGAACGTTCTCATCACGCGGCACGGCGAGATCAAGATCGTGGACTTCGGTCTCGCGAAGGCATCGAGTCAGCTTGCTTCGAGCGATGCGGGCGTGATCAAGGGCAAGTTCGGTTATCTCGCGCCGGAAACGGTCATGGAGCTCGGCGCGGACAAACGCGTGGATATCTTCGCTGCGGGGATCATTCTTTGGGAGCTGCTCGCGGGGCGACGACTGTTCCTCGGCGACACCGATTTCGGCACGGTCAAACTCGTGCGCGATGCGGTCATTCCGCCGCTCGCACCGATCAATTCAGGCGTCCCTGCCAAGCTCGAAACGATCATCCGCAAGGCGCTCGCCAAGGATCGCGACAACCGGTACTTGACCGCGCGTGACTTCGCCGCCGATCTGATCCGGTTCCTGTACGAGTACGGCCGCCCGGTGAGCGAATACGAGGTGGCCGATCTGGTGCTCGGTGCAGCCGGTGCGCCGATGAGAAAGGTCGATGGGCTCGCGGCCATCGGCGAAATGCTCGACCTCATGCTGCTCGAGTTCAAGTCACTCACGCAGCACGATGCACCTACGAGTCTGCAGCCAGATCTGTTCAAGCTGACCGGGGCGAACTCGGCCAGCAGCTTCCCTCCTGCCGCAAACTCGTCGCTCGATGCGGACGACACGTTCGCGGGGCTCAGCGATGAGCTCGAGGGGCCTGATCCGGCGGCTGACGAGGAGAAAGAAAAGGCGCCCACCGGCTGGTTCAGGGCGCTCATGAAACGATAA
- a CDS encoding NAD(P)/FAD-dependent oxidoreductase → MTIESEGGHLGDELAAFAEAELHHPDDDDVQTLVIIGNGMMSYRLCQKLVEHQVQMHSRIVVFGEERFPAYDRVHLTDIFSGRPAEALILAEEDWYEENGIELYLGNPVVYIDREQSYVEAASGDRVPYNRLVFATGSEPFVPPVEGLRVADAEGNLKLQKRVFVYRTFDDVYTIEAEVMEGTSRAVIIGGGLLGLEAAKAVYDLGRRLHDIQVEVVEAAPRLMPRQLDDGASALLKEKIEQLGVRVHVGKKMSRVVYDEDAERLIIHFDDEKATRLEDRMLTADMIVVSTGIRPRSELARAAGLDLAPNGGIIVDDQLRTSDEQIYAIGECASHNGTTYGLVAPGYQMVDVLVANLMGEDARFTGADQSAKLKLLGVTVAALGEYDGDTKPLSSALKYTTGGVYRKLVTRQGRLIGAVTIGDWDNLDRIRDALVNPAPMSFWDMRRFRSTGNLFPREESKKVSDWSDDAIVCGCVRVTRGQLGAAIAAGATTVNELSKRTGAGTVCGSCKSLLAELIGEDELETMQIALPDAIAFRDRAAVSARSSNMMRRDRTGPLSVTKRSGSSAPVSVRRPGLSAPTVGVPGFQNIVMPGQLVRGPNRTLAAEAVMPVQTPAGPYRTQLDAHEASDEDIDNMFASRRAHEPDEAEIFGPASRRTTTRRLKAVARHPSSAPDSIEVIKRSLLPLAPEDEVEVGLSSDRAPALLEEGGVLSGDLRVPSLPMPPSFESSVFSATDVYEEEDEYDTEAEEAFNALDGPLSTLHQQKLVHARRSWVPVQPRRSMRPSGNAPSDTQSVAPGGRSEAMSPEPGYRALATASIAAIALSIVAIVSRPIPIPQSSAVRQGVGRVLTENAFQQATGYLLVLISLFSLVLSLRKRWRRFQLFDFPFFRVIHVVLGTSTLLVLAMHTGLRLGQGLNLALAIDFLAVCILGGVAGIVTASSHRWDGMTARDRRVLTTRVHLAAFWPLPVLVALHVFQVYYY, encoded by the coding sequence GTGACGATCGAGTCGGAAGGCGGCCATCTAGGCGACGAGCTTGCGGCATTTGCCGAGGCGGAGCTGCATCATCCCGACGATGACGACGTGCAGACGCTGGTCATCATCGGCAATGGGATGATGAGCTATCGGCTTTGCCAGAAGCTCGTCGAGCATCAGGTGCAGATGCACTCGCGCATCGTCGTTTTCGGCGAGGAGCGCTTTCCTGCGTACGATCGGGTGCACCTGACGGACATCTTTTCGGGCCGGCCTGCCGAAGCGCTGATTTTGGCGGAGGAGGACTGGTACGAGGAGAACGGGATCGAGCTCTACTTGGGCAATCCGGTCGTGTACATCGATCGGGAGCAGAGCTACGTGGAGGCGGCATCGGGGGATCGCGTTCCGTACAACCGGTTGGTTTTCGCGACGGGTTCGGAGCCGTTTGTCCCGCCGGTCGAGGGGCTGCGGGTCGCGGATGCGGAGGGCAATCTCAAGCTTCAGAAGCGCGTATTCGTGTATCGGACGTTCGATGATGTTTACACGATCGAAGCGGAGGTGATGGAGGGGACGTCGCGCGCGGTGATCATCGGTGGTGGTCTGCTTGGTCTCGAAGCGGCGAAGGCGGTGTACGACCTTGGGCGACGACTGCACGATATACAGGTCGAGGTGGTGGAGGCGGCGCCGCGTCTGATGCCTCGGCAGCTCGACGATGGTGCATCGGCGCTTTTGAAAGAGAAGATCGAGCAGCTTGGTGTTCGCGTGCATGTCGGGAAGAAGATGTCCCGCGTGGTGTACGACGAAGATGCCGAGCGGCTGATCATTCATTTCGACGACGAAAAGGCGACGCGGCTGGAAGACCGAATGCTGACGGCGGACATGATCGTCGTGTCGACGGGTATTCGGCCGCGGTCGGAGCTGGCGCGGGCGGCAGGGCTCGATCTTGCACCGAATGGCGGCATCATCGTGGATGATCAATTGCGGACTTCGGACGAGCAGATTTATGCAATTGGTGAATGCGCGTCGCACAACGGTACGACCTATGGGCTCGTTGCGCCGGGTTATCAAATGGTGGACGTGCTCGTGGCGAACCTCATGGGAGAGGACGCGCGGTTTACGGGGGCGGATCAATCTGCAAAGCTGAAGCTTCTCGGCGTGACGGTTGCGGCCCTTGGCGAATACGACGGCGACACGAAACCGCTGTCTTCGGCGCTCAAATACACGACGGGCGGCGTGTATCGAAAGCTCGTGACCAGGCAAGGAAGGTTGATTGGTGCGGTGACGATTGGTGATTGGGACAATCTCGATCGGATTCGTGATGCATTGGTCAATCCGGCGCCGATGTCGTTTTGGGACATGCGGCGATTTCGATCGACGGGGAATTTGTTTCCACGCGAGGAATCGAAGAAGGTCAGTGACTGGTCGGACGATGCCATCGTGTGCGGGTGTGTGCGCGTCACGCGTGGGCAGCTTGGTGCGGCGATTGCTGCTGGAGCGACGACGGTCAATGAGCTTTCGAAACGAACGGGAGCGGGGACTGTTTGTGGGTCGTGCAAATCGCTGCTTGCGGAGTTGATTGGCGAGGACGAGCTCGAGACGATGCAGATTGCGCTGCCGGATGCGATTGCATTTCGTGATCGTGCGGCGGTGAGCGCGCGTTCGTCCAACATGATGCGGCGGGATCGCACGGGACCCTTGTCGGTCACGAAGCGTTCTGGTTCTTCGGCGCCTGTGTCCGTGCGTCGGCCGGGGCTGTCGGCGCCTACGGTCGGTGTGCCGGGTTTTCAGAACATCGTCATGCCGGGACAACTCGTGCGTGGGCCCAATCGCACGCTCGCAGCGGAAGCGGTCATGCCGGTACAAACGCCGGCGGGGCCGTATCGGACGCAGCTCGACGCGCACGAGGCTTCGGATGAAGACATCGACAACATGTTTGCATCGAGGCGTGCGCACGAGCCGGACGAGGCGGAGATATTCGGGCCGGCGTCGCGACGCACGACGACTCGAAGGCTGAAGGCGGTAGCACGTCATCCGTCGTCCGCGCCCGATTCGATTGAAGTCATCAAACGTTCGCTTCTGCCGCTTGCGCCGGAAGACGAAGTGGAGGTGGGGTTGTCGTCGGATAGAGCGCCAGCGCTGCTCGAGGAAGGAGGCGTTCTTTCTGGCGATTTGCGTGTGCCGTCATTGCCGATGCCTCCGAGTTTCGAGAGCAGTGTTTTCAGCGCGACCGACGTGTACGAGGAGGAGGATGAATACGATACGGAGGCCGAGGAGGCGTTCAATGCGCTCGACGGCCCGCTTTCGACGCTGCACCAGCAGAAGCTCGTGCACGCGCGGCGCAGTTGGGTTCCGGTGCAGCCGCGGCGGAGCATGCGTCCTTCGGGCAATGCGCCATCCGATACGCAATCGGTTGCTCCAGGTGGTCGGAGCGAGGCGATGTCGCCCGAACCGGGGTATCGTGCGCTTGCCACGGCGTCCATTGCGGCCATTGCGCTGTCGATCGTTGCGATCGTTTCTCGACCCATTCCAATACCGCAATCGAGCGCGGTGCGTCAGGGGGTCGGGCGCGTTCTCACCGAAAACGCGTTCCAACAAGCGACCGGATACTTGCTCGTACTGATTTCGCTTTTCAGTTTGGTTCTTTCACTGCGCAAACGGTGGAGACGTTTTCAACTTTTCGATTTCCCGTTCTTTCGTGTGATTCACGTCGTCTTGGGCACCTCGACGCTCTTGGTTTTGGCGATGCACACGGGATTGCGTCTGGGCCAGGGCCTCAATTTGGCGCTCGCCATCGATTTCCTCGCCGTATGCATCCTGGGTGGCGTGGCAGGTATCGTCACGGCCAGCTCGCATCGTTGGGATGGGATGACGGCGCGCGATCGAAGGGTTCTCACGACGCGCGTGCACCTCGCCGCGTTTTGGCCATTGCCCGTTCTCGTGGCGCTGCACGTGTTTCAAGTTTATTACTATTGA
- a CDS encoding TolC family protein, which translates to MHPLRRKLLTFFAIVLAGALITAWIQYSGDAPARRPSRERGRAARVLEVKPLEVIPRVTGYGVVQAQRSWQGIAEVGGSIVEMGENVEVGRTVQEGTLLFKIDPGTYKLEKSRTEATVRGVRAQIDELRAREASAKKNLELEKKALELARKDLERARKSLEGGVATATEVDTAERGVIAAEKAVQSLENTLLELPASRRVLEAQIDQQQAGVEGARISLTKTEVVAPFTMRIRQVNASLQQAISPGSVIVIGDGIDVMEVAAQFPVGTIGSLLGPRPAAANAADAGAPPDDAGAPPADAGADANNAAPRARRSSAITAIIRLKSQGVEATWNGKFRRFQGVDPATRTMGVVVEVIDARRREGRTGPPLSVGLHAEVELRGPARKGCLAIPRTALQRDKVHVVTKENRLEIRTVETDLLQEQYACITKGVKEGEQVILTSLSPAVEGMLIAPRKDDTAATWLSAAAKAEEPAP; encoded by the coding sequence ATGCACCCGCTTCGTCGCAAGCTCCTCACCTTCTTCGCCATCGTTCTCGCCGGAGCGTTGATCACGGCCTGGATCCAGTACTCGGGCGACGCCCCCGCGCGCCGTCCTTCCCGAGAACGCGGTCGGGCAGCTCGCGTGCTCGAAGTCAAGCCGCTCGAAGTCATCCCGCGCGTAACCGGTTACGGTGTCGTCCAGGCACAACGAAGCTGGCAAGGCATTGCCGAAGTGGGCGGGAGCATCGTCGAAATGGGCGAAAACGTCGAAGTTGGACGCACCGTCCAAGAAGGCACGCTCCTCTTCAAAATCGACCCCGGCACCTACAAGCTCGAAAAGAGCCGCACGGAAGCCACGGTGCGCGGCGTGCGGGCGCAGATCGACGAATTGCGGGCGCGTGAAGCAAGCGCAAAGAAAAACCTCGAGCTCGAAAAGAAAGCGCTCGAGCTCGCGCGCAAGGACCTCGAACGTGCGCGCAAATCCCTGGAAGGTGGCGTTGCAACGGCAACCGAAGTCGACACCGCAGAACGCGGCGTCATTGCTGCCGAAAAAGCAGTGCAATCGCTGGAAAATACGCTCCTCGAATTGCCCGCCAGCCGCCGCGTGCTCGAAGCACAGATTGATCAGCAGCAGGCCGGCGTCGAAGGCGCACGCATCAGCCTCACGAAAACCGAAGTCGTCGCGCCATTCACCATGCGCATTCGCCAGGTGAACGCAAGCTTGCAACAAGCCATCAGCCCAGGCTCGGTCATCGTCATTGGCGACGGTATCGACGTCATGGAAGTCGCGGCGCAGTTTCCAGTCGGTACCATCGGGTCGCTCTTGGGCCCCCGTCCCGCTGCCGCGAACGCCGCCGACGCGGGCGCACCTCCTGACGATGCAGGCGCCCCCCCTGCCGATGCAGGCGCGGACGCAAATAATGCAGCGCCACGTGCGCGGCGCTCATCGGCCATTACAGCCATCATTCGCCTGAAGAGCCAAGGCGTCGAAGCCACGTGGAATGGCAAATTCCGCCGCTTTCAAGGCGTCGATCCCGCGACGCGCACGATGGGCGTCGTCGTCGAAGTCATCGATGCTCGCCGGCGTGAAGGCCGAACGGGGCCTCCATTGTCGGTCGGTTTGCATGCCGAAGTGGAATTGCGAGGTCCGGCGCGAAAAGGTTGTCTCGCCATTCCCAGAACCGCATTACAGCGCGACAAAGTTCATGTCGTAACCAAAGAAAACCGCCTCGAAATACGTACGGTGGAGACCGATTTGCTGCAAGAGCAATACGCATGCATCACCAAAGGCGTCAAGGAAGGTGAACAAGTCATTTTGACGTCGCTCTCGCCTGCGGTCGAGGGCATGCTCATTGCGCCTCGCAAAGACGATACCGCCGCCACGTGGCTTTCTGCCGCCGCCAAAGCGGAGGAGCCTGCGCCGTGA
- a CDS encoding MFS transporter has protein sequence MRASRPFVLATLGSLYLVQGLPYGFQAEALPSFLAERGVTLESIGFSAALAAPWMCKALFAPLVDRFGSSRIGRRKSWILPLTVLLAASAIAAAFVAEGPSLTPLMALIFLMNLFAAAQDVAVDGLAVDLLEPSELGAGNAIQVIGYRLGMIMSGGVLVWASKFIGWNGLFFVVAAISTLGLLAAWSLREPAETHPSAVETERPSMGEILRLAWTATKANGGAGLLAVIATYKMGESMAEAMWKPFLVKQAGYTPAELGLWVGTYGAVAAILGSVVGGFLARRFSFPVALFIPAAFRVLGIAFQWALVKAGFPSKGAVIGVTVFEHFFAGMITPIMFALMMSRVDRSIAATHYTFLATIEVFGKAPTKLFSGVVAKHFGFSGVFAASALASLGFLALVPLAGQRRAQPKPESAAS, from the coding sequence ATGCGAGCGTCTCGTCCTTTTGTGCTTGCCACCCTGGGGTCGCTTTATCTCGTGCAGGGTTTGCCCTACGGCTTTCAAGCCGAGGCCTTGCCGTCTTTTTTGGCCGAACGAGGCGTCACGCTCGAATCGATCGGTTTTTCCGCGGCGCTTGCTGCCCCCTGGATGTGCAAAGCGCTCTTTGCTCCGCTCGTGGATCGTTTTGGTTCGTCCCGCATAGGTAGGCGCAAATCGTGGATCTTGCCCCTGACCGTGCTGCTCGCAGCGAGCGCCATTGCCGCTGCGTTCGTCGCCGAAGGACCATCACTCACGCCGCTCATGGCGCTGATTTTCCTGATGAACCTTTTTGCGGCCGCACAAGACGTCGCAGTCGATGGCCTTGCGGTCGACCTGCTCGAACCCTCCGAGCTCGGCGCGGGCAATGCCATTCAGGTCATTGGTTACCGTCTCGGCATGATCATGAGCGGCGGCGTGCTCGTATGGGCCAGCAAATTCATTGGATGGAATGGATTGTTTTTCGTCGTCGCGGCCATCTCGACCCTGGGCCTTTTGGCTGCGTGGTCCCTTCGCGAGCCTGCGGAAACGCATCCTTCTGCCGTCGAAACGGAGCGTCCTTCCATGGGTGAAATCCTTCGCCTCGCATGGACCGCCACGAAAGCAAATGGAGGCGCTGGACTGCTCGCCGTCATTGCGACCTACAAAATGGGTGAATCGATGGCCGAAGCCATGTGGAAGCCTTTTCTCGTCAAGCAAGCGGGATACACGCCTGCCGAGCTCGGGCTTTGGGTCGGCACTTATGGCGCTGTCGCAGCCATTCTCGGGTCCGTCGTCGGCGGCTTTTTGGCACGCCGGTTTTCCTTCCCCGTTGCGCTCTTCATCCCGGCGGCATTCCGAGTGCTCGGGATTGCCTTTCAATGGGCGCTCGTCAAAGCAGGCTTTCCAAGCAAAGGCGCCGTCATTGGAGTCACCGTGTTCGAGCACTTCTTTGCCGGCATGATCACCCCCATCATGTTCGCGCTCATGATGAGTCGCGTCGATCGTTCCATTGCCGCGACCCACTACACGTTTCTGGCCACCATCGAAGTGTTCGGCAAAGCTCCTACGAAGCTCTTTTCGGGCGTCGTCGCGAAACACTTCGGTTTTTCGGGCGTATTTGCCGCATCTGCGCTCGCATCGCTCGGCTTTTTGGCCCTCGTTCCGCTCGCTGGCCAAAGGCGCGCACAGCCCAAGCCCGAATCGGCTGCTTCGTGA
- the crcB gene encoding fluoride efflux transporter CrcB translates to MPMHLNQLAWVCVGGACGSGLRFLVTSWTLARYGTSFPYGTLAVNVVGSLILACLFELTRSTTWFGPTLQMALGAGVMGGLTTYSTFNLEVVRYVQEGQVRTAVVYGSATLCACLLAGTLGMALGRMIAGR, encoded by the coding sequence ATGCCTATGCATCTCAATCAACTGGCTTGGGTATGCGTCGGTGGCGCGTGCGGATCGGGGCTTCGATTCCTCGTGACTTCCTGGACACTCGCACGCTACGGCACGTCGTTTCCGTACGGAACGCTGGCCGTGAACGTGGTCGGTTCGCTCATTTTGGCGTGTTTGTTCGAGCTCACGCGCAGCACGACCTGGTTTGGGCCGACGCTGCAAATGGCGCTGGGAGCCGGGGTGATGGGGGGTTTGACCACGTACTCGACGTTCAACCTGGAGGTTGTGCGATACGTGCAAGAGGGGCAAGTGCGCACGGCGGTGGTGTACGGAAGCGCGACGCTTTGCGCGTGTCTTTTGGCTGGTACGCTGGGGATGGCGCTCGGGCGGATGATTGCCGGACGCTAG
- a CDS encoding MGMT family protein has translation MNATGQTTFDTPLGPATLRFTPRGICALTLHDVRSEHPVEAGDAGDVPDWVRDVVLRVKAHLGGTIQDFSQVPLDIESRTPFYRDVYEASRKIPSGKTVTYGELAKAVGRPAAARAVGQALSKNPIMLIVPCHRIVGSSGNAVGFSAPGGVQTKARMLALEGARIPRV, from the coding sequence ATGAACGCGACGGGCCAAACAACGTTCGATACGCCGCTCGGTCCTGCAACGCTACGCTTTACGCCTCGCGGAATCTGCGCGCTGACGCTGCACGACGTACGGAGCGAGCATCCGGTAGAAGCTGGAGACGCGGGTGATGTACCCGATTGGGTGCGTGATGTCGTTCTCCGCGTGAAGGCGCATCTTGGAGGCACGATTCAGGATTTTTCGCAAGTGCCTTTGGACATCGAAAGCAGGACGCCGTTTTACCGGGACGTGTACGAAGCGTCGCGAAAGATTCCATCGGGTAAAACCGTGACCTACGGGGAGCTTGCAAAAGCGGTGGGGCGACCGGCGGCCGCGCGAGCCGTGGGTCAAGCGCTTTCGAAAAACCCGATAATGCTCATCGTCCCGTGTCACAGGATTGTCGGATCGAGCGGCAATGCCGTGGGATTTTCAGCGCCCGGCGGCGTGCAAACGAAAGCGCGCATGCTCGCGCTGGAAGGAGCGAGGATTCCGCGGGTTTGA